The Actinoplanes sp. N902-109 genomic interval ACCTGAGCGACGCACTTGCGGTGCTCGGCGGCTGGACGCAAGACGGCGTCCAGCTCAAACGCGTGCTGCTGTGCGACGACAGTCAGCATGCCGACCTGACCGAAAGAATCAAGGTGGCGGCCGACACACTGCACGTCCGGCCGCAGATCAACCGGACCGACGGCCACACC includes:
- a CDS encoding 4a-hydroxytetrahydrobiopterin dehydratase, giving the protein MRRGWRTRGTRSDYLSDALAVLGGWTQDGVQLKRVLLCDDSQHADLTERIKVAADTLHVRPQINRTDGHTQILLGTPDGDPITDGDVTLAARIEDAYRTVVGPH